The following coding sequences are from one Apus apus isolate bApuApu2 chromosome 10, bApuApu2.pri.cur, whole genome shotgun sequence window:
- the ADAL gene encoding adenosine deaminase-like protein, which yields MVVFVTRPLLLVAGKRERGALGQRRERARPGARRSRRGPHGSGRARGGAWAAGVMAAERERGFYRQLPKVELHAHLNGSISSATMKKLMAQKPYLQIQNGMTMIDKGKKRTLDECFQMFQIIYQITTSTEDILLITKDVIKEFADDGVKYLELRSTPREEKSTGMTKRAYVETVLEGIKQCKEEGLDIDVRLLIAINRRGGPAVAKQTVKLAEEFLLSTDGVVVGIDLSGDPTAGQGQDFLEPLSEAKKAGLKLALHLSEIPNQEEETRVLLGLPPDRIGHGTFLNSATTGSEELVPLVRQNRIPIELCMTSNIKTQTVPSCDKHHFGYWYNMGHPAVLCTDDKGVFATDLSQEYELVARTFNLTRSQMWDLSYESINYIFASSVVKSKLREQWCKLKPTLFA from the exons ATGGTGGTTTTTGTGACCAGGCCTTTGCTCCTGGTGGCGGGAAAGAGGGAGCGAGGAGCGCTggggcagcggcgggagcgAGCCCGGCCGGGGGCGAGAAGGAGCAGGCGCGGGCCCCACGGCtcggggcgggcccggggcggcgCTTGGGCCGCGGGCGTCATGGCGGcggagcgggagcggggctTCTACCGGCAGCTGCCCAAAGTG GAACTTCATGCTCATTTGAATGGCTCTATCAGTTCTGCCACTATGAAGAAGCTGATGGCCCAGAAGCCATACCTTCAGATCCAGAATGGGATGACTATGATtgacaaaggaaagaaaagaacctTAGATGA ATGTTTTCAGATGTTTCAGATTATCTATCAGATTACCACTAGTACTGAAGATATTTTACTG ATAACTAAAGATGTTATTAAAGAATTTGCTGATGATGGTGTCAAGTATCTGGAATTGAGGAGCACTCCTAGAGAAGAAAAGTCCACAG GTATGACCAAAAGGGCGTATGTTGAAACTGTACTTGAGGGTATAAAGCAGTGTAAAGAAGAAGGCTTGGATATAGATGTAAG ATTATTAATAGCAATAAACAGAAGAGGTGGCCCAGCTGTTGCTAAGCAGACTGTGAAACTTGCTGAAGAGTTCCTTCTTTCCACTGATGGGGTTGTAGTAGGAATTGACCTGAGTGGTGATCCCACT GCAGGACAAGGTCAAGATTTTTTGGAACCACTctcagaggcaaaaaaagcagGTCTAAAGCTGGCATTGCATCTATCAGAG ATTCCAAATCAGGAGGAGGAGACCAGAGTTCTCCTGGGCCTGCCCCCTGACAGAATTGGACATGGAACATTTCTCAACTCTGCAACAACAGGTTCAGAAGAGCTGGTGCCACTTGTTCGACAGAATCGTATACCTATTG AACTTTGCATGACATCAAATATCAAAACCCAGACAGTGCCTTCCTGTGACAAACACCATTTTGGATACTGGTACAACATGGGCCACCCTGCAGTCCTTTGT ACTGATGATAAAGGAGTCTTTGCAACAGATCTATCACAAGAATATGAGCTGGTGGCAAGAACATTTAACCTGACTCGATCACAGATGTGGGATCTTTCCTATGAATCAATCAACTATATCTTTGCTTCAAGTGTAGTCAAATCAAAGCTAAGGGAACAGTGGTGTAAGCTGAAGCCAACTCTGTTTGCTTAA